CGATCGCCCGGTGGAGTTCCTGAGCATCCTGGGCCCGCAGGGCGAGCGCTTCCACCTGCGAGCTCGCTACCGCCCCAATTGAATTCGTGCGCCTGCCGCGCGCGATCGATTCCTCGGCGACGTCTCGCGTCAGGAGCGGTGCGACTCCGCGGAGGAGGTTCCGGACCGGCGGCGCTGAAAATCCCTGGGTGTCTCGCCGTATTCGGCTTTGAACGCGGTGGAGAACCCCGTGCTCGTGAAGCCGCAGCGTGCAGCCACTTCCGCGATGGACCGGGGTTCCGGACGGGCCAGCAGATCGCGTGCGGCGCGCAATGATTCGGTACGACGCAGCTCCCGATAGGTAGTACCGGACTGGTGCAGTACGGATCGGAGTTGCCGGGGAGACCACCCGAGCTCACGAGCCACCGCGGGCAGCCGCACATCACCGGACCCGATGTGCTCTCGTACGAACTTCCTTATGGCCTCGACGGTTTCGGCCAGATGGTCGGGCTGTGGCCCGATGTCGTCGACGAGCATGAGACACAGCAGTTCGGTGATTCGATCGCATACGGCATCGAATTGCGGCGTCGTCAGATTCGACTGTCCGGCGAGGGTGGTGGCGAGCATGCCCTGCACGACCCGGCCCAGACCCGATGACATATCGAGCACCGTATGCGCGCCGGGGGCGGGCAGCAGATGCTCGATGTACCTGCGGGGCACGCGCAGCCCGTAAGTCGTCGAACCGGGTTGCAGTATCCGGCATGCCACGTCCAGCTCGAGGAGGAACCCGTGATGCGGCGGTACCCGGGTGAGCCGGTCCTGCTGTCGGATCACGTATTCGCCCTGCATCGGGAACGCGATCCAGCACACGTCGGTCGGACTGTTTCGGATGTGGGAGCGGCCGCGGTGCATCAGATGATCACCGCTCTGCTGCGCATACATCAGGGTGTAGCCCGAGGACTGCTGAACCGTGATCCGGGCCCGCCAGTTGTCCGGATCACGGTAGCGATGATCCGCCGTCAAGAGATGGTCCGTGACCTCGCTCCACTCCGCTGCGCTTGCGACGGTCAGCTGGGAGAACCGCATGGTGATTGTTCTGTCGGTCTGGTGCTCATCTCTGCGTATCCGCTCGACTGTGGGCCACGGAATATCGTGGGCCCCCGATATTCTCACAGCTCCCCGCCCGGGATTCGGGCCGGATCAGTCGCGGGATCCGAGCTCCACCGGCACGCAGAGGGGTCCGTTGGTCATGAACTGTGGCGCGTACGGCACCGCCGCCGGATCACATGCCAGGCGCATCTCCGGGAACCGGCCGAACAGGGTGGCCAGCGCGATCCGGGATTCCAGCCGGGCCAGATGCGCGCCGAGGCAGAAGTGCGGACCGCGGCCGAATCCGAGCTGATCGATGTCATCGCGATCGATATCGAAGACATCGGCATTCGAATACTTCCGTGGATCACGTCCAGCCCCCGCGAACCAGCCCACGATCGCACCCGCGGGGATATCGACACCGGCGATCCGGACATCCTGCAAGGCATACCGGTTGAACATGGCGCAAGCCGCGTTCCGGTAGCGCAATGTCTCCTCGACGACGTCGGCCCAGCGATCCCCATCCTTGGCCGCCGCGAGCTGATCGGGATAGGTGTAGAGGGC
The genomic region above belongs to Nocardia spumae and contains:
- a CDS encoding helix-turn-helix domain-containing protein, encoding MRFSQLTVASAAEWSEVTDHLLTADHRYRDPDNWRARITVQQSSGYTLMYAQQSGDHLMHRGRSHIRNSPTDVCWIAFPMQGEYVIRQQDRLTRVPPHHGFLLELDVACRILQPGSTTYGLRVPRRYIEHLLPAPGAHTVLDMSSGLGRVVQGMLATTLAGQSNLTTPQFDAVCDRITELLCLMLVDDIGPQPDHLAETVEAIRKFVREHIGSGDVRLPAVARELGWSPRQLRSVLHQSGTTYRELRRTESLRAARDLLARPEPRSIAEVAARCGFTSTGFSTAFKAEYGETPRDFQRRRSGTSSAESHRS